A section of the Marispirochaeta aestuarii genome encodes:
- a CDS encoding vWA domain-containing protein has translation MMKRAVLIVFIILAALSLAAEPMDMIVLLDVSQSMFPYFDDTINFLLKDLIDGHLQTGDGFHLLSFAGSPEQEIHRVINSESDMEAVLARIMLLHPLGRHTDLLFAMNYLYDYVSRLPLRTSKNILILTDGIHDPPPGTSYPAETAAQRENNREEVVRVATKMKREGWQVRLIQFPRDLSSAADSAGTGEGSLAEEQIDTSGEIRSPEEKPKDSSTSSINESGPSGENDSNLYDSISEALGVDIIEYESGRELSHAATGAPHLQFPDNLGAVARSFTVPFTITNYIDNSILIKLNRIQTRGINILDEPVQLKLGAEGSGTLNAHMTLPESFEPGEYRLDVELFFSDDLRIFPRKGELIFELKSPVNLAWIKIVLFVILGLALLYFLLFYIIFPLSRHIEHNAGADKTYVSLQAASGSDRDPAALQKAGHAAQSEPVHAKGKVPLLEASHYTPGGKIPLSQISSSQTAILQDMKPGHRPIEFRLSGQNPYNGGRNIRWVGKNSRSVGGGGSFFLIFLIKVPERIAEVTFTETGLRFTPIREEFFPSLSGPIENCLNKPVLLETEYGSFTMVFREWISPLERINHVLHLTDHPGVTPEDMV, from the coding sequence ATGATGAAACGTGCCGTTCTCATAGTATTCATAATCCTCGCCGCCCTCAGCCTGGCGGCGGAACCGATGGATATGATTGTTCTGTTGGACGTATCCCAGAGTATGTTTCCATACTTCGACGATACCATCAATTTTCTTCTGAAAGATTTAATTGACGGACACCTTCAGACTGGGGACGGTTTTCATTTACTGAGTTTCGCCGGGTCACCGGAACAGGAAATACACCGCGTAATAAACTCAGAAAGCGATATGGAAGCTGTACTTGCACGTATAATGCTTCTGCACCCTCTGGGCCGTCATACGGATCTGCTCTTTGCCATGAACTATCTGTATGATTATGTCTCCCGCCTTCCCCTTCGTACCAGCAAGAATATTCTCATCCTGACCGATGGTATCCATGACCCTCCCCCCGGGACATCCTACCCGGCTGAAACAGCGGCGCAGAGAGAAAACAACAGGGAAGAAGTGGTGCGGGTGGCCACAAAAATGAAGCGCGAAGGCTGGCAGGTCCGTCTTATACAGTTCCCCAGAGATCTTTCTTCGGCTGCGGATAGTGCAGGGACCGGAGAGGGCTCATTGGCTGAGGAACAAATCGATACTTCCGGGGAGATACGTTCTCCTGAAGAAAAACCGAAGGATTCCAGTACTTCCTCGATAAACGAATCGGGTCCTTCCGGAGAGAATGATTCGAACCTTTATGACTCCATTTCAGAAGCCCTGGGCGTCGATATTATCGAATACGAAAGCGGCCGGGAATTGAGCCATGCAGCCACAGGGGCACCGCATCTTCAATTCCCCGATAATCTCGGGGCCGTGGCGAGAAGCTTCACGGTTCCCTTCACGATAACAAATTATATCGACAACTCGATTCTCATAAAGCTTAACCGGATACAGACGCGGGGAATAAATATTCTGGATGAACCTGTTCAGCTTAAGCTTGGTGCTGAGGGCTCCGGCACCCTGAACGCTCACATGACGCTGCCCGAGTCCTTTGAACCCGGGGAATACCGTCTCGATGTTGAACTGTTCTTTTCAGATGATCTGCGTATTTTCCCCCGGAAGGGAGAACTGATTTTTGAACTGAAAAGTCCGGTAAACCTTGCCTGGATAAAGATCGTTCTGTTTGTAATCCTGGGACTTGCCCTTCTGTATTTCCTGCTGTTTTATATTATCTTTCCCTTGAGCCGGCATATTGAACATAACGCCGGAGCGGATAAGACCTACGTCAGCCTCCAGGCAGCCTCCGGTTCAGATCGAGACCCCGCAGCCCTGCAAAAGGCCGGACACGCTGCTCAATCAGAACCCGTGCACGCTAAAGGCAAGGTTCCGCTCCTTGAAGCTTCCCATTATACTCCCGGGGGGAAAATCCCCCTCTCCCAGATATCCTCATCCCAGACAGCAATTCTTCAGGATATGAAACCGGGACACCGTCCCATCGAATTCCGGCTTTCCGGTCAAAATCCTTATAACGGCGGTCGCAACATTCGCTGGGTGGGAAAGAACAGCAGATCCGTCGGCGGCGGCGGTTCGTTCTTCCTGATATTCCTTATTAAGGTTCCGGAGAGAATAGCTGAAGTCACCTTTACCGAAACCGGCCTGCGTTTTACGCCCATCCGGGAAGAGTTCTTCCCTTCCCTTTCAGGGCCGATTGAAAACTGTCTGAACAAGCCTGTTCTGCTGGAAACTGAATACGGCAGTTTTACAATGGTTTTCAGGGAATGGATATCCCCGCTGGAAAGGATAAACCACGTTCTCCACCTTACCGACCATCCCGGGGTAACTCCGGAAGATATGGTATAG
- a CDS encoding HEAT repeat domain-containing protein, which produces MMRMGILVFLLLSQPFFTLPMEGQTTGNPEENRDDDQRRDILRYGIDSEVISLLKDLEDDEDIDDFTEEIMDLLVNSRNQELKAAAVRIFSSVEYRPALEQVEKILLDYPDKEELIIAGIEYFIELDHREGVEILKDFTSSQQTAVAMKAVEGIGRLGDPGDIQFLRDLYDDTSLGQNVRASALSALGMLKDSESIPFLEEIVTDASQERSYRWRACQALGEIGTPEVLPVLADLLNDDDTILRTYAVRALTTFESGEVLDYLMEALRDSFWRVRLAAVETLGERKEKDAIDILVYKATRDPEERIRIAAIQALGKIGGRSYRSLRDLAGNQRYSQASRIVALQELVKNDLGNSFGLIDTILEKEEKQPGSRIFIELVKAMSQEENPRLADYFERFLTHGDVSVVLMALKGIGENRFSGLRDKVQTLSESNTSSSIKKTAEEALEKL; this is translated from the coding sequence ATGATGCGGATGGGAATCCTTGTTTTCCTCCTTCTTTCTCAACCCTTTTTCACTTTGCCGATGGAGGGGCAGACGACCGGGAATCCGGAAGAAAACCGGGATGATGATCAGCGCAGGGATATCCTGCGATACGGTATCGACAGCGAGGTTATCTCTCTGTTGAAGGATCTCGAAGATGATGAAGATATTGATGATTTCACCGAAGAAATCATGGATCTTCTTGTCAATTCACGAAATCAGGAGCTGAAGGCAGCGGCTGTCAGAATTTTCAGTTCCGTGGAATACAGGCCCGCTCTTGAGCAGGTAGAGAAAATACTCCTCGACTATCCTGACAAGGAAGAACTCATAATTGCAGGAATTGAGTACTTTATTGAACTTGATCACAGGGAAGGTGTGGAGATACTCAAGGATTTTACCAGTTCTCAACAGACTGCCGTTGCAATGAAGGCCGTGGAGGGGATCGGCAGACTGGGGGATCCCGGGGATATTCAATTCTTGCGGGATCTTTATGACGATACCTCCCTTGGACAGAATGTGCGGGCCTCCGCGCTAAGCGCCCTGGGAATGCTCAAGGACAGCGAGAGTATTCCCTTTCTGGAAGAAATCGTCACCGATGCAAGCCAGGAACGATCCTACCGCTGGCGGGCCTGTCAGGCCCTGGGAGAAATCGGAACTCCCGAGGTCCTGCCCGTGCTCGCTGATTTACTGAACGACGATGATACAATTCTCCGTACCTACGCTGTACGGGCCCTGACGACCTTTGAAAGCGGGGAAGTCCTGGATTACCTGATGGAAGCTCTCAGGGACTCCTTCTGGAGGGTTCGTCTTGCGGCAGTCGAGACACTGGGGGAGAGAAAAGAGAAAGATGCCATCGATATTCTCGTATACAAGGCTACCCGGGATCCTGAAGAGAGGATCCGAATCGCTGCGATCCAGGCCCTCGGAAAGATCGGCGGGAGATCCTACAGGAGTCTCCGGGACCTGGCCGGGAATCAGCGCTATTCCCAGGCCTCCAGAATCGTAGCGCTACAGGAACTTGTAAAAAATGATCTGGGAAACTCCTTTGGTCTTATAGATACGATTCTGGAAAAAGAGGAAAAGCAACCCGGTTCCCGTATCTTTATTGAGCTGGTAAAGGCCATGTCGCAGGAAGAAAACCCGAGGCTTGCCGACTACTTTGAAAGATTTCTGACCCACGGGGATGTTTCTGTTGTTCTGATGGCCTTGAAGGGTATAGGGGAAAACCGTTTCAGCGGATTACGGGACAAGGTGCAGACATTGAGCGAAAGCAATACCTCTTCATCAATAAAAAAAACAGCTGAGGAAGCACTGGAAAAACTGTGA
- the murJ gene encoding murein biosynthesis integral membrane protein MurJ, with protein sequence MSTEENTHKSNTRSTLAAFIVMGCTFLSRLLGFVRNALIASLFGAGGEASVLHLTFAVPNNLRKLMAEGALSSAFIPEISASLVDEPAGGKARQLTSLLMGFQITVLVPFCILAVIFAEVLIRYVLSELSDPAQIKLAVDLFRWFIFYILLISINATIMAVLNSHGRFFVPAFTPVLFSIAVISSLILFYTRLGVFAMAVGVLLGGLGQILFQLPFFLKQGYSMKPSFRFRSPGFKRVMHRWGPVVAASSIFSIIQIIAIRFASGIDDKGVAGLQNAIIFWQLPMGIFSASVTTVMFPRMSRQFAEGNNEALDDSIRLGIDLLLILLVPSMLVLLFLGKEIIAVAYQRNKFAAEDTIYTYQILKAYTWGLFPVGAFNFLQRYYFSAGNYRRVTLTACIVALADIALSLWWKETSLGVAGLAYANTAAFSLGLLVLYMPCLWHSEYGLLQRNLKTLGKIVFSMFPGIIVFVLFRHYTGNWWQQGATVINLLRLILPAIIFTLISLGMYKILKVEAIDILFRRRRVRIE encoded by the coding sequence ATGAGTACCGAGGAAAACACACATAAGAGCAATACGCGAAGCACCCTGGCTGCCTTCATCGTCATGGGGTGTACCTTTCTCTCCCGGCTGCTGGGCTTTGTACGCAATGCCCTGATTGCATCGCTTTTCGGTGCCGGAGGTGAGGCCAGCGTTCTGCATCTTACCTTTGCCGTTCCCAACAACCTGCGTAAACTTATGGCCGAAGGAGCCCTGTCTTCGGCGTTTATTCCCGAAATATCGGCATCCCTCGTAGATGAACCCGCGGGAGGAAAGGCCCGGCAGCTTACGAGTCTTCTGATGGGGTTCCAGATAACGGTACTGGTTCCATTCTGTATTCTGGCTGTTATTTTCGCTGAAGTGCTGATTCGTTATGTTCTTTCGGAGCTGTCCGATCCAGCGCAGATAAAGCTCGCGGTAGACCTGTTCCGCTGGTTCATATTCTATATACTCCTCATCAGTATCAATGCCACCATCATGGCCGTTCTCAACAGCCATGGTCGCTTTTTTGTCCCGGCCTTCACTCCGGTTCTTTTTTCCATTGCCGTAATAAGCAGTCTTATCCTCTTTTATACCCGCCTCGGAGTATTTGCCATGGCGGTGGGAGTCCTTCTCGGCGGACTGGGACAGATACTGTTTCAGCTGCCTTTTTTCCTTAAACAGGGCTACAGCATGAAGCCCTCCTTCAGGTTCAGGAGTCCGGGTTTCAAGCGTGTTATGCACAGATGGGGACCCGTTGTCGCTGCCTCATCCATTTTTTCGATAATTCAGATAATAGCAATCCGCTTTGCATCCGGAATAGATGACAAAGGAGTAGCGGGGCTCCAGAATGCGATTATCTTCTGGCAGCTGCCCATGGGGATTTTCTCCGCCTCCGTAACAACGGTCATGTTTCCCCGCATGAGCAGACAGTTTGCAGAGGGTAATAATGAGGCCCTGGATGATTCCATTCGGCTTGGGATCGACCTGCTTCTAATACTGCTCGTTCCTTCAATGCTGGTACTTCTTTTCCTTGGAAAGGAGATTATTGCGGTTGCATATCAGAGAAATAAATTCGCTGCAGAAGATACGATATACACATATCAGATTCTGAAAGCCTACACCTGGGGACTTTTTCCGGTCGGGGCTTTCAACTTTCTCCAGAGGTATTATTTTTCCGCGGGAAACTACCGCCGGGTTACACTTACAGCCTGTATCGTGGCCCTGGCGGACATAGCATTGTCCCTGTGGTGGAAGGAGACGAGCCTGGGGGTTGCAGGTCTGGCGTATGCGAATACTGCTGCTTTCAGTCTCGGGCTTCTGGTACTGTATATGCCGTGTCTTTGGCACAGCGAGTACGGCCTGCTTCAGCGTAACCTGAAAACCCTTGGAAAGATTGTTTTTTCCATGTTTCCCGGGATCATTGTTTTTGTCCTGTTCAGGCATTACACTGGGAACTGGTGGCAACAGGGCGCTACTGTAATCAATCTGCTGCGGCTTATTCTACCGGCGATCATTTTTACCTTAATCAGCCTCGGTATGTACAAGATTCTCAAAGTAGAAGCCATCGATATCCTGTTTCGAAGACGGAGGGTTCGGATTGAATAA
- the tgt gene encoding tRNA guanosine(34) transglycosylase Tgt: MSIKFTVTERDGTSLARNGILELAHGSMETPAFMPVGTNGSVKAISHQKLEEMGVPLILGNTYHLYLRPGTEVIDAYGGLHQFSSWKGNILTDSGGFQVFSLATFRKITEEGVRFRSHIDGSYHELTPEKVVGIQNSLNSDIAMVLDVCTPPDIEYREALKALEITTAWAKRSLKEWQLHDPAPGRALFPILQGNFYKDLRQRSAEELLPLDFPGVAVGGLSVGEPFPLFLEMLHHTGELLPPEKPHYLMGIGTPEYILAAVENGIDLFDCVFPTRIARNGSVFTPRGVMALKNARFEKDTGPIDSECDCTACRRYSRAYIRHLFKAKEILGPMLATEHNIHFLMRMTRNIRTAIRNSAFREYKEAFLDEYRGKHT; encoded by the coding sequence ATGAGCATTAAATTTACTGTTACCGAAAGGGACGGAACCAGCCTGGCCCGAAACGGCATTCTGGAACTTGCCCATGGGAGTATGGAAACCCCTGCTTTCATGCCGGTGGGGACCAATGGAAGCGTTAAAGCTATCTCTCATCAGAAGCTTGAAGAGATGGGAGTGCCCCTGATTCTGGGAAACACCTATCATCTCTATCTGCGTCCGGGGACAGAGGTTATCGACGCCTATGGCGGTCTGCATCAGTTTTCCAGCTGGAAGGGTAATATCCTGACCGATTCGGGAGGCTTTCAGGTTTTTTCTCTCGCGACTTTTCGAAAAATCACGGAGGAAGGTGTACGTTTTCGAAGCCACATCGACGGAAGTTATCATGAACTGACCCCGGAGAAGGTTGTGGGCATACAGAATTCTCTGAACAGCGATATAGCCATGGTTCTCGATGTCTGTACGCCGCCGGATATTGAATACCGGGAGGCCCTGAAGGCTCTGGAGATTACAACGGCCTGGGCCAAAAGGAGCCTGAAGGAGTGGCAACTCCATGATCCCGCCCCGGGCAGAGCCCTTTTTCCGATTCTTCAGGGGAATTTCTACAAGGATCTGAGACAACGGAGCGCTGAGGAGCTGCTGCCGCTGGATTTTCCAGGGGTGGCCGTAGGGGGGCTGTCCGTGGGAGAACCTTTTCCTCTTTTTCTTGAGATGCTGCACCATACAGGAGAACTGCTTCCCCCCGAAAAACCCCATTACCTTATGGGAATCGGCACCCCCGAGTATATACTGGCCGCTGTCGAGAACGGTATTGATCTTTTTGACTGCGTTTTTCCTACACGCATCGCCAGAAACGGTTCTGTTTTTACTCCCCGGGGTGTTATGGCCTTAAAGAATGCCAGATTTGAAAAGGATACAGGCCCGATCGATTCCGAATGCGACTGCACTGCCTGCCGGCGATACAGTCGTGCTTATATTCGGCATCTTTTCAAAGCCAAAGAGATCCTTGGACCAATGCTCGCAACTGAACACAACATACATTTTCTTATGAGAATGACCCGGAATATTAGAACTGCAATTCGAAACTCCGCATTCCGAGAATATAAAGAGGCTTTTCTTGATGAGTACCGAGGAAAACACACATAA
- a CDS encoding LptF/LptG family permease: MKLLRRMLLLDCIPVFFTALFFFVLMLQMVDLFGNLWRYLNQDVPVAVILQLQLLYIPKCISYAVPISLLFSISYTLGQLYGNNELIALLGSGVSLRYAVSPLLVLGAFLGLGLLGFEDAVVIESYSKKNALMQQVLGQRENLNNSNVTIRGDAGGVIYSAEYYNNADRTISNLVVLMLTDDGRFKKRIDAAWAEYNGSIWIMRDARVYSFSDSGLAEDRYAEYTDPLLTDDPANFQRKQKDIEEMTLSEAQVYIEELRRSGQESRAERTDYYKRIAFAFTPIIVAMLSSAIGSRFKKNVLLMSLLLSLSLSVVFYVFQMLTSLFAVIGYLSPVAGSFIPVIIFLTIGTAMLKFIRT; the protein is encoded by the coding sequence ATGAAGTTGCTGAGACGGATGCTCCTCCTGGACTGTATACCGGTTTTTTTTACAGCCCTGTTTTTCTTTGTTCTCATGCTTCAGATGGTGGATCTTTTCGGTAACCTCTGGCGCTACCTGAACCAGGATGTTCCGGTCGCCGTTATCCTTCAACTTCAACTGCTCTATATTCCCAAATGTATATCCTATGCTGTTCCCATATCTCTATTATTTTCCATCTCCTACACCCTGGGCCAGCTTTACGGTAATAATGAACTGATTGCCCTGCTCGGTTCAGGAGTTTCCCTTCGCTACGCGGTAAGTCCCCTGCTTGTTCTGGGAGCCTTTCTCGGTCTGGGCCTCTTGGGTTTCGAAGATGCCGTGGTAATAGAAAGTTACAGCAAAAAGAATGCCCTGATGCAGCAGGTACTGGGACAGCGGGAGAACCTGAACAATTCGAATGTTACAATTCGTGGAGATGCCGGCGGAGTCATTTACTCAGCGGAATACTATAACAACGCAGACAGAACCATCTCCAATCTTGTGGTTCTCATGTTGACGGATGATGGAAGATTCAAAAAGCGTATAGACGCTGCCTGGGCTGAGTATAACGGATCCATCTGGATTATGCGGGATGCCAGGGTTTATTCTTTTTCTGATTCAGGACTTGCAGAAGATAGATATGCCGAATACACTGATCCGCTCCTGACGGATGATCCCGCCAATTTTCAGCGCAAACAGAAGGATATTGAAGAAATGACCCTGTCGGAAGCTCAGGTCTATATCGAGGAACTCAGACGATCCGGCCAGGAGAGCCGCGCGGAGCGGACGGATTATTATAAAAGGATAGCCTTTGCTTTTACGCCAATAATCGTCGCCATGCTTTCTTCTGCAATAGGAAGCAGATTCAAGAAAAATGTGCTTCTTATGAGTCTGCTGTTAAGTCTGTCTTTATCTGTTGTTTTCTATGTTTTTCAGATGTTGACAAGTCTATTTGCAGTAATCGGTTATCTTTCTCCGGTGGCCGGTTCATTTATCCCGGTTATTATTTTTCTGACCATCGGGACTGCAATGTTAAAATTTATCCGGACATGA